ACGTGCGCACCGCTACTCGCGACGGCGAGCCGCTCAAGGACGACCCGGTCACCCGGCAGCGGATCGCGGCGCTTGCGACGCAGGCCGAGGTCGGGCGGACGCTGGGACTGCGGTTCTTGGCGAAGTCCGTCGCGGGCGGTGCAGCGCCGACCTCTGAGGCAAGCGAGTACAAGCTCTTCGCCACCGAGTTCTCCAAAGTCCTGGCCGACGCGTCGATGGACCTGTGCGGCCCGGGTGCCCAGCTGCGCGTCGGCACGGACGAGGCGCCGATGAAGGGACGGGCCGAGTCGACGTACCGCTACACCGTGCTGGACACGATCGGCGGCGGGACGTCGGAAGTGCAGAAGAACATCATCGCCCGCCGCAAGCTCGGCCTCCCGAAGAACTTCTAGGTACGTCGGTTGACCGGCCTGCTCGACGGCGTGACCGTGCTCGATCTTGCGAGCGTCGGTCCGGCCGTCCGCGCCTCGGGATGGCTCGCCGACTACGGCGCGGCCGTCACGAAGGTCGCACCCGTCCCGCGAGACGCCGCGACCCAGATCGTCCCGAAGGCCCACTTCTACAGCGGCGGGCGAGGCACGCGCACGATCCGGATCGACCTGAAGTCGGCGTCGGGACGCGACACGTTTCTCCGCCTCAGCGAGCACGCCGATGTCGTCATCGAGAGCTTCCGGCCGGGAGTCGCGGGGCGCCTCGGCATCGGCTACGACGACGTGAAGAGCCGCAATCCGCGCATCGTCTACTGCTCGACCAGCGGCTACGGTCAGACCGGGCCGCGGGCCCAGTGGGCCGGTCACGACATCAACTACCTGGCCGTCAGCGGTTTCCTGGCGACGGGTGAGCGCGGGGCCGACGGCAAACCGGTACGGCCTGGCGCGACGATCGCCGATGGCGCCGCCGGCGGGATGCAGGCGGTGACGGCGATCCTCGCCGCGCTGGTGCACCGCGACCGCACCGGTGAAGGCGCCTACCTCGATGTCGCGGTCGCCGACGGGATGCTCGCGCTCATGGCGTTGCAGGTCGACGACGTACTCGCCACCGGCGCCGCCCAGCCGCCGGGTAGCGCGCCGCTGTCAGGCAGCTACGCCTGCTACGACACCTATCGGTGCGCCGACGACAACTGGATCGCCGTCGGCGCGATCGAACCCAAGTTCTGGGCCAACCTCTGCGCCGCGCTCGGCCTTCCGGGCTGCGTCGCTGGGCAGATGGACGATGCGGCGCAGGAGGAGATCCGGCGAGCCGTCGCGGTCGCGTTCGCGGCGAAGTCCCGCGACGAGTGGATCGCCGAGCTCGCCGCGGCCGACACCTGCGTCGCCCCGGTCCTGACCGCAAGTGAGGTCGCCGCCGACGCGGCGGTTCGGGCGCGCGACTGCATCGCCACCGGACATCCGGCGACGGGCGAGCCGTTCCGCCAGCTCGCTCCGCTGCTCGCCGGGGCCAGACGCGGGGAGCACTACGACCTGCCGGATCGATCCACCACTGACACCGACGCCGTACTCGGCGAGTGCGGTCTGACCACAGACGAGATCGCTGCATTGCGAAGCGAAGGAGCCGTGGCGTGATGTCCGACCTCCCAGCCGAGATCGAGTCGCTCATCGACGTACCGCAGTACGACGAGGTCGGCGAGTTCCCCGTCGAGCGCGGCTACATCTGGACCTCGTGTGCGTCGGTCGAGAACGGCAACCCGCTGTTCTGGGACGACGAGGTTGCCGACGAGCTCACCGGCGGGGTCATCGCGCCACCGTCGATGATCTCCAACTGGTTCCGCCCGCACTACTGGTCCCCGGGCCGTGACGTGCAGCCGATGCCGCTGCAAGTGCACTTCGACCTGAAGGAGAAGCTCGGGCTTCCCGAGGCGGTGATGAGCGACAACACCGTGACCTATTACGAGCCGGTGAGGGTCGGCGACGTACTCAGCACCTGTCAGCGACTGCGATCGGTGAGCGCGGAGAAGCAGACGAAGCTCGGCACCGGCCGGTTCTGGGTGATCGACGTCGAGTACCGCAACCAGCGCGGCGACCTCGTCGGCATCGAGTCCTGGACCGGCTTCGGCTATCGACGGGAGCAGGCAGCATGAGCATCGCGACGACCGGCACTGTCCTGACCTTCGACGAGGTATCAGTCGGCGACGAGCTCCCCCCGCTGTCCTACGACGTGACGGCGACGACGGTCGTGCTCGGCGCGCTCGCCTCTCGTGACTGGCGACCGCAGCACCACGACTACGCCTTCGCGACGCAGCGCAACGGCGTACAGGACATCTTCTTGAACTCGCCCAACCAGGCGGCCTGGCTCGAGCGCTACATCACCGACTGGAGCGGTGCCCGCGGCCGGCTCGGCAAGCTCGGCTTCCGCATGCACGACTCGATCTTCCCGGGCGACACGATGACCTTCCGCGGCACGGTGACCGCAACCGAGAGCGATGCCACCGGCTGCGGCTGGGTCGGCATCGAGGTCAAGGTCAGCGTCGGCGAACGACTGTGCACGACGGGTACGGCGCGCATCGCGCTTCCCCGCACCCCCGATGACAACCCCTGGTCGCGTCGCGGCGGGGACTGGAAGCCGTAGGAGACGCCGCGATGGATCTCGACTTCACCCCCGAGCAGGATCTGCTGCGTGACTCGGTACGCCGCGCGTGCGAGCGCCACGCGGGTCTCGACGTCGTCCGCAAGCTGGAGAACGACCCGATCGGCCACTCCCCCGAGCTCTGGCGGCAGCTCGCCGACCTCGGCCTGTGCGGACTGCTGATCGACGAGGAGCACGGCGGCAGTGGCATGTCGATGGTCGACGCCGCTGTGGTCTACGAGGAGTTCGGGCGGGCGCTGGTGTCCAGCCCTCACTTCGTCACCGCGGTGCTCGCCGCCGGCCTGCTCAACCGCTCGTCGAACGCCGCGCTGAAGGCCGACCTCCTGCCGCGGATCGCCACAGGCGAGGCGATTCTCACGGTCGCATCGCTCGAACCGGACAACGGCTTCGGGCCGGCCGGCGTACAGCTGCGCGCCGCACGGGACGGCGACGGCTGGCGGCTGTCCGGCACGAAGCGCCACGTCCCGTTCGCCCAGGCGGCCGACCAGATGGTCGTGCTGGCGCGCACCGACACCGGCACCGGCCGCGACGCCGACGGCGTGATCGCGCTGCTCGTCGCCACCGATGCGGCCGGGGTCAGCTCGACCCAGCAGCTCACCGTCGCCTCGGACGCGCAGTTCCGCGTCGACTTCGACGGGGTGGCCGTAAGTGACGAGGCGGTCGTCGTCGAGGCGCCGGGGGCATGGCGCGCGTGGCACGAAACGATGCTCGACGGCGCCACGTTGCTCGCCGCGCAGGCGGCGGGCGGGGCGCGGGCCGCGCTCGAGCTGGCGCGTGACTACGCCAACACCCGGGAACAGTTCGACAAGCCACTCGCCGCGTTCCAGGCGATCTCGCACTACCTCGCCGACTCCGTCACCGCGGTCGACGGCGCGCAGACGCTGGCATGGGAAGCGGCTTGGGCCCGCAGCGAGGATCGCTCGATCGAGACGCTGGCGCCGATGGCGAAGAGCTACGCCTGCCAGACCTATCGCAAGGTGACTGCGACCGCCGTACAGATCTTCGGCGGGAACGGGTTCACCGTGGAGTTCGACATCCAGCTGTACTTCCGGCGAGCCAAGTCGATGCAGCTCAACAACTGGGACGAGCGCTACTGCAACGACCTGATCGCCACCCAGCTCCTCGACACCTAGCCACCCCAGCAACGCTCCGTTGCTGGGCCTATCGCCCACCAACGCTCCGTTACCTGGCCTATCGCCCACCAACGCTGCGTTGCTGGAGGGAAGGCACGGGTGACGCTGCGTTACTGGGGGGCGCAGCGGGCGGCGAGGCCGGCGATCTTTGCCGAGCGCACGAACGACGCGACGACGTCGACGTCGAGCCCGCTGGTCAGGTAGCTGAACGACAGCCCGCTGTCCGGGTCCGCCCACGCGATCTGCCCGCCAACGCCGAGCGCCCCGAACGCCCGCGGCCCGGTGTGGGCGCCGAAGCCGCGCACGGCTGCCTTGTCGTCGTCTCCCGCCACGACCAGGCCCAGCGTTCGGTTCGCCGGGCAGCCGAACAGCGGGTCGACCAAGGTGTTGCGCACGTTGCGCGTGGCGTCTTCGAGCACTGCTGCGTCCCAGAGGCCTCCCGGGTTGTGCAGCAACGCCTGGTAGTACGTCGCGACGTCGGCTGCGGTGCCGACCGCACCGGCGCCGGGTACGCCGCTGGCCAGGACCTCCGGCTCGTTGAAGCGCAGCAGGAACCCCCCGCCGGTCTCCTTGACGCGGTCGCCGAAGGTCTCCTTGCCGGCCTCCACCTCACCGACGCTCTCGACGCGAACCACGTCGGCCTGCGCGCCGATCGGCACCCCGAGAGTCAGCCCCACGATCCCCAACGGCGAAGCGATGCGTTCGGCGAATACCTGGCGGAAGTCACTCGACGTCACCTCCTCGATCACCTCGACGAGCGCCCAGTACGCCGACGTCGGGTGGTACTCGGTCTGTGTGCCGGGCGTCCAGTCCAGCCGCCACGACGCGAGCCGCTTGCGCCGCTGCTCGCGGTCAGCGCCCTCCTCGGGGCGCATCGGCGCGCGCGGGAAACCCGCCGTGTGCGTCAGCAGGTGTGCCAGCGTCACCGCACCCTTGTCGTTCGCCGCGAACTCCGCCACCACGTCAGCCACGCGGGTGGAGTCGCGGAGCGCGCCATCGGACATCAGCAACCACGCGAGGCCGCCGGTGAAGGCCTTGGTGACGCTGAACGTCACGAATCGCGCGTCGCTCGGTGCGCCGTACGTCGCGGCTTCGACGACCTCGCCTTCATAGCCGAGCGCGAGCTGTACGGCGGGGAGCACGCCGTCGTCGACATCACGACGCGCCCGAGCGAACAGCGCATCGACCGCCGCGCGATCGATCGGCAAGGTCAGCCGACCATGTCGGCGAGCGCCTTGATGTGGTCCGGGTTGCGTACGCCGCCGACCAACATCGTCGTCACCGGGCTGTCCCGCCACATCTGCATCCGCTCCCGGATCCGGTCGAGCGGCCCGCACAGCGCAATCCCGTCGGCGAGCGCGTGGGGTACGGCGCGCATCGCGGCCTCGCGGTCTCCCGCGATGAAGTGCTGCTGCACCACCTTGGCCTCGTCGGCGAAACCGAAGCGGCCGATGACGTTGAGGTGGAAGTTGAGGTTCTCCGCACCCATCCCGCCGATGTAGAAGGCCAGCGTCCACTTCACGAACTCGATCGCGGCGGACACGTCGTCGTTGACGACAACGGTGACCGGGCAGGCGACCTCGAACCCCTCGGGCGCGCCGGCGAGCGACTCCTTGTAGAGCTCCTCACCGCGCTCGACGTGGTAGAAGATCGGCAGCCAGCCGTCGGCGATCTCGGTGGCCAGCGCAACGTTCTTCGGACCCTCGGCACCGAGCAGGAT
The sequence above is a segment of the Mycobacteriales bacterium genome. Coding sequences within it:
- a CDS encoding acyl-CoA dehydrogenase family protein, with translation MDLDFTPEQDLLRDSVRRACERHAGLDVVRKLENDPIGHSPELWRQLADLGLCGLLIDEEHGGSGMSMVDAAVVYEEFGRALVSSPHFVTAVLAAGLLNRSSNAALKADLLPRIATGEAILTVASLEPDNGFGPAGVQLRAARDGDGWRLSGTKRHVPFAQAADQMVVLARTDTGTGRDADGVIALLVATDAAGVSSTQQLTVASDAQFRVDFDGVAVSDEAVVVEAPGAWRAWHETMLDGATLLAAQAAGGARAALELARDYANTREQFDKPLAAFQAISHYLADSVTAVDGAQTLAWEAAWARSEDRSIETLAPMAKSYACQTYRKVTATAVQIFGGNGFTVEFDIQLYFRRAKSMQLNNWDERYCNDLIATQLLDT
- a CDS encoding MaoC family dehydratase N-terminal domain-containing protein, which translates into the protein MSDLPAEIESLIDVPQYDEVGEFPVERGYIWTSCASVENGNPLFWDDEVADELTGGVIAPPSMISNWFRPHYWSPGRDVQPMPLQVHFDLKEKLGLPEAVMSDNTVTYYEPVRVGDVLSTCQRLRSVSAEKQTKLGTGRFWVIDVEYRNQRGDLVGIESWTGFGYRREQAA
- a CDS encoding LLM class F420-dependent oxidoreductase translates to MKLGLMLGYWTKGPDDQTEAVRAAEDAGFDSVWTAEAYGSDAFTALSWYAARTSRIKLGTGLVQISARTPAATAMSAATLDGLSGGRLILGLGVSGPQVVEGWYGQPFPKPLARTRDYVDIVRRILKREVITSDSEHYPLPYPGGTGLGKPIKLLMHPVRDDIPILLGAEGPKNVALATEIADGWLPIFYHVERGEELYKESLAGAPEGFEVACPVTVVVNDDVSAAIEFVKWTLAFYIGGMGAENLNFHLNVIGRFGFADEAKVVQQHFIAGDREAAMRAVPHALADGIALCGPLDRIRERMQMWRDSPVTTMLVGGVRNPDHIKALADMVG
- a CDS encoding CaiB/BaiF CoA-transferase family protein, with amino-acid sequence MTGLLDGVTVLDLASVGPAVRASGWLADYGAAVTKVAPVPRDAATQIVPKAHFYSGGRGTRTIRIDLKSASGRDTFLRLSEHADVVIESFRPGVAGRLGIGYDDVKSRNPRIVYCSTSGYGQTGPRAQWAGHDINYLAVSGFLATGERGADGKPVRPGATIADGAAGGMQAVTAILAALVHRDRTGEGAYLDVAVADGMLALMALQVDDVLATGAAQPPGSAPLSGSYACYDTYRCADDNWIAVGAIEPKFWANLCAALGLPGCVAGQMDDAAQEEIRRAVAVAFAAKSRDEWIAELAAADTCVAPVLTASEVAADAAVRARDCIATGHPATGEPFRQLAPLLAGARRGEHYDLPDRSTTDTDAVLGECGLTTDEIAALRSEGAVA
- a CDS encoding serine hydrolase domain-containing protein codes for the protein MPIDRAAVDALFARARRDVDDGVLPAVQLALGYEGEVVEAATYGAPSDARFVTFSVTKAFTGGLAWLLMSDGALRDSTRVADVVAEFAANDKGAVTLAHLLTHTAGFPRAPMRPEEGADREQRRKRLASWRLDWTPGTQTEYHPTSAYWALVEVIEEVTSSDFRQVFAERIASPLGIVGLTLGVPIGAQADVVRVESVGEVEAGKETFGDRVKETGGGFLLRFNEPEVLASGVPGAGAVGTAADVATYYQALLHNPGGLWDAAVLEDATRNVRNTLVDPLFGCPANRTLGLVVAGDDDKAAVRGFGAHTGPRAFGALGVGGQIAWADPDSGLSFSYLTSGLDVDVVASFVRSAKIAGLAARCAPQ